From Triticum aestivum cultivar Chinese Spring chromosome 4A, IWGSC CS RefSeq v2.1, whole genome shotgun sequence, a single genomic window includes:
- the LOC123087233 gene encoding 1,4-dihydroxy-2-naphthoyl-CoA thioesterase 1 isoform X2, which yields MGDATASASASTKTAELDAPLSALGFEMEEVSPSRLTGRLLVTDTCCQVLHGGVSALIAEGLASMGAHMASGYRRVAGMQLSINHFRSAAAGDTVLARAVPVHIGRSTQVWEVKLWKMDASTQGEGPLIAEARVTLLCNLPVPDEMRSAGESLRKYSKL from the exons ATGGGGGACGCCACGGCCTCGGCCTCGGCGAGCACCAAGACGGCGGAGCTGGACGCGCCGCTCAGCGCCCTGGGCTTCGAGATGGAGGAGGTCTCGCCGTCGCGGCTCACCGGCCGCCTCCTCGTCACGGACACCTGCTGCCAG GTGCTGCACGGCGGCGTGTCGGCGCTGATAGCTGAGGGCCTGGCGAGCATGGGCGCGCACATGGCGTCGGGATACCGCCGCGTCGCCGGCATGCAGCTCAGCATCAACCACTTCcggagcgccgccgccggcgacacCGTCCTCGCGCGGGCCGTCCCCGTCCACATCGGCCGCTCCACCCAG GTATGGGAGGTGAAGCTCTGGAAAATGGATGCATCCACACAGGGGGAAGGGCCTCTAATCGCCGAGGCAAGGGTCACGCTCCTCTGTAATCTGCCGGTGCCGGATGAGATGAGAAGTGCGGGAGAATCCCTTAGAAAATACTCTAAATTGTAA
- the LOC123087233 gene encoding 1,4-dihydroxy-2-naphthoyl-CoA thioesterase 1 isoform X1 — protein sequence MGDATASASASTKTAELDAPLSALGFEMEEVSPSRLTGRLLVTDTCCQPFKVLHGGVSALIAEGLASMGAHMASGYRRVAGMQLSINHFRSAAAGDTVLARAVPVHIGRSTQVWEVKLWKMDASTQGEGPLIAEARVTLLCNLPVPDEMRSAGESLRKYSKL from the exons ATGGGGGACGCCACGGCCTCGGCCTCGGCGAGCACCAAGACGGCGGAGCTGGACGCGCCGCTCAGCGCCCTGGGCTTCGAGATGGAGGAGGTCTCGCCGTCGCGGCTCACCGGCCGCCTCCTCGTCACGGACACCTGCTGCCAG CCGTTCAAGGTGCTGCACGGCGGCGTGTCGGCGCTGATAGCTGAGGGCCTGGCGAGCATGGGCGCGCACATGGCGTCGGGATACCGCCGCGTCGCCGGCATGCAGCTCAGCATCAACCACTTCcggagcgccgccgccggcgacacCGTCCTCGCGCGGGCCGTCCCCGTCCACATCGGCCGCTCCACCCAG GTATGGGAGGTGAAGCTCTGGAAAATGGATGCATCCACACAGGGGGAAGGGCCTCTAATCGCCGAGGCAAGGGTCACGCTCCTCTGTAATCTGCCGGTGCCGGATGAGATGAGAAGTGCGGGAGAATCCCTTAGAAAATACTCTAAATTGTAA